From one Herpetosiphon gulosus genomic stretch:
- a CDS encoding S8 family peptidase produces MQRTVRMGLLLLLAFGLMPLIQRPAQAATLDDQIIADEILVTFNDGYRVSANGAFFEGSKALKNGLGIGPLVSTQMLDGAGQVAMLKLPAGANGDAKIAQLLKNPAVRYAEYNAVREILVDPNDEYYSEQWGLPKIGANAAWDITQGNGLVIAIIDTGVSPTHPDLAGHVLPGYNALQNNSNSQDDQGHGTAMAGIAAALTNNGQGVAGVCWNCQILPVKVLNSRGQGTSADIVEGMYWAADNGARIISMSLGGPRGTQAEQDAVNYIYSKNIPLFASSGNSGDEGNPRMYPAAFDHVIAVGATSIDDRIASFSSYGDYVDIAAPGVDIVTTGWDRGDGYEIGSGTSPACPFVAATAALALSVWPELSVDQIEKLITGSAVDIMTPGKDVYSGFGRLDTYKTVQNAVLRTIPGEPQPQPPAPPAPQPPTPQPQPGNPAFVPVGAPPLPAPVGEVYFPETGHNLRGEFKNYWDRNGGLAVFGFPISEEFTEQTPEGSFTVQYFERQRFEFHPEKAAPYNVLLGRLGDAVLRDRGDDWANFPKTGPADGCLYFEQTQHKICGEFRKYWENNGLNDPALSKYDRSLQLFGLPLSEPTTETNRDGATVTTQWFERGRFEYHEGQGVLLGLLAKEYANNRNWR; encoded by the coding sequence ATGCAACGAACCGTTCGCATGGGCTTGCTATTGTTGTTGGCTTTTGGATTAATGCCCTTGATTCAACGCCCAGCGCAGGCAGCAACCCTCGATGATCAGATTATTGCCGATGAAATTCTGGTAACGTTTAATGATGGCTATCGTGTCAGTGCGAATGGGGCATTCTTTGAAGGTTCTAAGGCATTGAAAAATGGGCTAGGCATTGGGCCATTGGTCTCAACTCAAATGCTTGATGGCGCTGGTCAAGTGGCAATGCTGAAACTCCCCGCAGGCGCAAATGGCGATGCCAAAATTGCCCAATTGCTCAAAAATCCAGCAGTGCGCTACGCCGAATACAACGCTGTGCGTGAGATTTTGGTCGATCCCAATGATGAATATTACTCAGAACAATGGGGTTTGCCCAAAATTGGCGCTAATGCTGCTTGGGATATAACCCAAGGTAACGGCTTGGTGATTGCAATTATCGATACTGGTGTTTCACCAACCCACCCTGATTTAGCTGGTCATGTGTTGCCTGGCTATAACGCCCTGCAAAATAACAGCAATAGCCAAGATGATCAAGGTCACGGCACGGCCATGGCCGGGATTGCCGCCGCCCTAACCAATAATGGTCAAGGTGTCGCTGGGGTTTGCTGGAATTGTCAGATCTTGCCAGTCAAAGTGCTGAACAGCCGTGGTCAAGGCACATCGGCAGATATTGTTGAAGGCATGTATTGGGCTGCTGATAATGGCGCACGCATCATTAGTATGAGTTTGGGTGGCCCACGTGGCACGCAAGCCGAACAAGATGCAGTCAATTACATTTATAGCAAAAATATTCCACTGTTTGCCTCATCTGGCAATTCAGGCGATGAAGGCAACCCTCGGATGTATCCAGCCGCCTTTGATCATGTGATTGCGGTTGGAGCCACGTCAATCGACGATCGGATTGCAAGCTTCTCATCATATGGCGATTATGTTGATATTGCTGCTCCAGGCGTAGATATTGTGACGACTGGTTGGGATCGTGGTGATGGCTATGAAATTGGTAGCGGCACATCGCCAGCCTGTCCGTTTGTGGCTGCCACGGCGGCCTTGGCGTTGAGCGTTTGGCCTGAACTTTCAGTCGATCAAATTGAAAAGTTGATTACTGGTAGTGCTGTTGATATTATGACTCCCGGCAAGGATGTCTATAGTGGTTTTGGCCGACTGGATACCTACAAGACAGTCCAAAATGCTGTTTTGCGGACGATTCCTGGCGAACCCCAACCGCAACCACCAGCACCACCAGCACCGCAACCACCAACTCCACAACCACAACCAGGTAACCCTGCGTTTGTGCCTGTGGGAGCGCCACCATTGCCAGCACCGGTCGGTGAAGTCTACTTCCCCGAAACTGGCCATAACTTGCGTGGCGAGTTCAAAAACTACTGGGATCGTAACGGCGGCTTGGCGGTTTTTGGCTTCCCAATTAGCGAAGAATTTACCGAACAAACTCCTGAAGGTTCATTTACAGTCCAATACTTCGAACGCCAACGCTTTGAGTTTCACCCTGAAAAAGCTGCACCTTATAATGTGTTACTTGGTCGCTTAGGTGATGCAGTGCTGCGGGATCGCGGCGACGATTGGGCCAACTTCCCCAAAACTGGACCCGCAGACGGTTGTCTGTATTTTGAGCAAACCCAGCACAAAATTTGTGGCGAGTTCCGCAAATATTGGGAAAACAATGGGCTAAATGATCCTGCCTTGAGCAAATATGATCGTAGCCTACAATTGTTTGGTTTGCCCTTATCTGAGCCAACCACCGAAACCAATCGTGATGGGGCAACCGTCACGACCCAATGGTTTGAACGTGGACGCTTTGAATATCACGAAGGTCAGGGCGTGCTGTTAGGATTGCTGGCCAAAGAATATGCCAACAATCGCAATTGGCGCTAA
- a CDS encoding hydroxymethylglutaryl-CoA reductase, degradative, with amino-acid sequence MKAKNSRLQGFYQLSPLDRLQAVGAFDGLNNDDLRALHGAGSLTIERADKMIENVVGTYSLPLGIATNFQINGKDTLIPMVVEEPSIVAGASFAAKLAREGGGFTTSSTESLMIGQIQLVHIADHAAASEIILRNKADLLAIANRQSTSLVALGGGAKDVEVHSFPASPMGPMLVVHLIVDCLDAMGANAINAMAEAVAPRLEALTGGRAYLRILSNLSDRRLATARCVIPARALDRSDLRGEDVIEGILWAYAFAAVDPYRAATHNKGILNGIDPVLLATGQDWRAIESGAHAYAARDGRYTSLTTWEQDAEGNLVGTLTMPLAVGIVGGAVKVHPTAAAALKLLNVSSARELAEVCVCAGLASNLAAMRALATEGIQRGHMSLHARQIAMSAGAAPALVEEVAERLIAERCIKPARAAEIVREMHDMFALQRIEVGVPC; translated from the coding sequence ATGAAAGCAAAAAATAGCCGTTTACAAGGATTCTACCAACTTTCGCCGCTCGATCGTTTGCAAGCCGTGGGGGCTTTCGATGGCTTGAATAACGATGATTTGCGAGCGTTACATGGCGCTGGCAGTTTAACCATCGAACGCGCCGATAAAATGATTGAAAATGTAGTTGGAACCTATAGCTTACCCTTAGGGATTGCCACCAACTTTCAAATTAATGGCAAAGATACTTTGATTCCGATGGTTGTTGAAGAACCATCAATCGTGGCTGGGGCTTCGTTTGCCGCGAAATTGGCTCGCGAAGGTGGCGGTTTTACCACCAGTAGCACCGAATCGTTGATGATTGGTCAAATTCAACTCGTTCATATTGCCGATCACGCCGCTGCTAGCGAGATTATTCTGCGCAATAAAGCTGATTTGTTGGCAATTGCCAATCGCCAAAGCACCTCGTTGGTGGCCTTGGGCGGCGGTGCCAAAGATGTTGAAGTGCATTCGTTCCCTGCTAGCCCGATGGGGCCGATGTTGGTGGTGCACTTAATCGTTGATTGTTTGGATGCGATGGGTGCCAACGCGATCAACGCTATGGCTGAGGCAGTGGCCCCACGACTTGAAGCATTAACTGGTGGTCGTGCCTACTTGCGGATTCTCTCGAACTTGAGCGATCGGCGTTTGGCGACGGCCCGTTGTGTTATTCCAGCCCGCGCTTTAGATCGATCAGATTTGCGGGGTGAGGATGTGATCGAGGGGATTTTATGGGCCTATGCCTTTGCTGCCGTTGATCCCTATCGCGCGGCCACCCACAATAAAGGTATTTTGAACGGGATCGATCCGGTGTTGCTGGCAACAGGTCAAGATTGGCGGGCAATTGAATCGGGGGCGCATGCCTACGCTGCTCGTGATGGCCGCTATACCTCGTTGACCACTTGGGAACAGGATGCTGAAGGCAATTTGGTTGGCACATTGACCATGCCATTAGCAGTTGGAATTGTGGGTGGCGCAGTTAAGGTGCATCCAACGGCGGCGGCGGCTTTGAAGTTGTTGAATGTTAGTTCAGCCCGCGAATTGGCTGAAGTCTGTGTCTGTGCTGGTTTGGCCTCAAACTTAGCGGCGATGCGAGCTTTGGCAACCGAAGGCATTCAACGTGGCCATATGAGCTTGCATGCACGCCAAATTGCCATGAGTGCGGGTGCAGCACCCGCCTTGGTCGAAGAAGTTGCTGAGCGTTTGATTGCTGAACGTTGCATCAAGCCAGCTCGTGCTGCCGAAATTGTGCGCGAAATGCACGATATGTTTGCATTGCAACGGATTGAGGTTGGGGTTCCCTGCTAA
- a CDS encoding acetyl-CoA carboxylase carboxyltransferase subunit alpha, which translates to MTTLTELLPWDKVQIARNPQRPRTLDYIRVLCEDFFELRGDRHHGDDQALVCGISKIDGRSVAIIGHQKGSDTKENVRRNFGSPHPEGYRKALRVMEHAKKFNMPILTLIDTAGAHPSMAAEERGQAEAIARNLLVMADLPVPIIATVIGEGGSGGALAIGVADRLLMLEHAVYSVASPEASAAILWRDSSKASEAAKAMKITAQDLHSFGIADTIIPEPEGGAHMDVPVILQAVASALREQITALSELTIDQLLEQRYAKYRAIGRFRQAQTTLVEG; encoded by the coding sequence GTGACAACGTTAACTGAGTTATTGCCTTGGGATAAGGTGCAAATCGCCCGTAATCCCCAACGCCCACGCACCCTTGATTATATTCGGGTGCTGTGTGAAGATTTTTTTGAACTCCGTGGTGATCGTCATCATGGCGATGATCAGGCGCTGGTCTGTGGTATAAGCAAAATCGATGGCCGCAGTGTGGCGATCATCGGCCATCAAAAGGGCAGCGACACCAAAGAGAATGTTCGCCGTAATTTCGGCTCACCGCACCCCGAAGGCTATCGCAAGGCTCTGCGGGTGATGGAGCATGCCAAAAAATTCAACATGCCGATTTTGACGTTAATTGATACTGCTGGCGCTCACCCAAGCATGGCCGCCGAAGAACGTGGTCAAGCCGAAGCCATCGCCCGTAATTTATTGGTCATGGCCGATTTGCCAGTGCCAATTATTGCGACCGTGATCGGCGAAGGCGGCTCTGGGGGTGCTTTGGCGATCGGGGTTGCTGACCGTTTGTTGATGCTTGAACATGCTGTTTATTCGGTGGCCTCGCCCGAAGCCAGCGCCGCAATTCTCTGGCGCGATTCGAGCAAAGCCTCGGAAGCGGCCAAAGCCATGAAAATCACGGCCCAAGATCTCCACAGTTTTGGCATTGCCGATACCATTATTCCCGAGCCAGAGGGTGGGGCGCATATGGATGTACCAGTGATTTTGCAAGCAGTTGCTAGCGCACTGCGTGAGCAAATTACGGCCCTGAGCGAGCTAACAATCGATCAATTGCTTGAACAACGTTATGCCAAGTATCGGGCAATTGGACGCTTTCGCCAAGCCCAAACTACGCTGGTTGAAGGTTAA
- the accD gene encoding acetyl-CoA carboxylase, carboxyltransferase subunit beta — protein sequence MKDFFRRAPLPFTSSRREQQIPDNVWAKCANCGELTYQKQFNDALKVCPKCSYHSRISSREWIEVLADPDSFVEYDADLQGIDILGFVSPKDNYEAKLAATSERTGTNDVVMSGSASIEGLPFEIAACNFEFMGGSMGSVFGEKVTRAVERAADRGVPVLTINASGGARMHEGIFALMQMAKVSVALTRLARVRQPHISLLVDPCYGGVSASYASVADIILAEPGANIGFAGRRVIEQTIRQKLPPNFQTAEFFLEHGMIDAVVPRSDMRATIGRLLRLYQRPTSSADHREHVVAGHQ from the coding sequence TTGAAAGATTTTTTTCGGCGTGCGCCGTTACCCTTCACGTCTTCGCGGCGTGAGCAACAAATACCAGATAATGTTTGGGCCAAATGCGCCAATTGTGGCGAATTGACCTATCAAAAACAATTCAATGATGCCTTAAAAGTCTGTCCAAAATGTAGCTATCACTCACGGATTAGCTCACGCGAATGGATCGAAGTCTTGGCTGATCCTGATTCATTCGTCGAATATGATGCCGATCTGCAAGGGATCGACATTTTGGGCTTTGTTAGCCCCAAAGATAACTACGAAGCCAAATTAGCTGCCACCAGCGAACGCACTGGCACCAACGATGTTGTGATGAGCGGTAGCGCCAGCATCGAAGGCTTGCCATTTGAAATCGCAGCCTGTAACTTTGAATTTATGGGCGGTTCGATGGGCAGCGTCTTTGGCGAAAAAGTGACGCGTGCTGTCGAACGAGCTGCCGATCGTGGCGTGCCTGTGCTAACGATCAACGCTTCAGGCGGCGCTCGCATGCACGAAGGCATTTTTGCCCTGATGCAAATGGCCAAAGTTTCGGTTGCACTCACCCGTTTGGCTCGGGTGCGCCAGCCGCATATTTCGCTCTTGGTTGACCCTTGCTATGGCGGGGTTTCAGCCTCGTATGCCTCGGTTGCCGATATTATTTTGGCCGAGCCTGGCGCGAATATTGGCTTTGCAGGGCGACGGGTGATCGAGCAAACGATTCGCCAAAAATTGCCACCAAACTTCCAAACCGCAGAATTTTTCCTTGAACATGGCATGATCGATGCAGTTGTGCCACGCTCGGACATGCGGGCAACCATCGGGCGTTTGTTACGCCTGTATCAACGCCCCACATCATCGGCTGATCATCGCGAACATGTCGTAGCGGGCCACCAATAA
- a CDS encoding GNAT family N-acyltransferase: protein MTLATISSTTPRLTVKCATTSAEIEQALRLRYRVFVEEANNSRLWNDHGLEYDVFDQWCDHLLVIDQNCDQVVGTYRLLPGERALAHQGFYSQTEFDLSKFSHLANALELGRSCIAADYRGTRAIQMLWGGIANYLAERPHSHLIGCASMNHDELPDVSALYSMLRQHNVITDRYHVQPLASHRLADLRCLPMTCSEREMVRRLPPLIKGYRWMGAELAGEPAYDPLFHTTDFFVVFETSQMTKRYQRHFASSYQATA, encoded by the coding sequence ATGACGCTTGCAACGATCAGCAGCACGACCCCACGTTTAACGGTTAAGTGTGCCACGACGAGCGCCGAAATTGAGCAAGCCCTGCGCTTGCGCTATCGCGTTTTTGTTGAAGAAGCCAATAACTCGCGACTTTGGAACGACCATGGGCTTGAATATGATGTGTTTGATCAATGGTGCGACCATCTCTTAGTCATCGACCAAAATTGTGATCAGGTGGTTGGCACCTATCGTTTGTTGCCTGGTGAGCGGGCCTTGGCGCATCAAGGTTTTTATTCGCAAACCGAATTTGATCTTTCAAAATTTAGCCATTTAGCCAATGCCTTGGAGCTTGGGCGCAGTTGTATCGCCGCCGATTATCGCGGCACTCGCGCCATTCAAATGCTTTGGGGCGGAATTGCCAACTACCTCGCTGAGCGCCCGCATAGCCATTTGATTGGCTGTGCCAGCATGAACCACGATGAATTGCCTGATGTGAGTGCCTTATATAGCATGCTGCGCCAGCATAACGTGATTACTGATCGCTATCATGTGCAGCCTTTAGCCAGCCATCGCCTGGCCGATTTGCGCTGTTTGCCGATGACCTGTAGCGAGCGCGAAATGGTGCGGCGCTTGCCACCATTAATTAAAGGCTATCGCTGGATGGGTGCAGAACTAGCGGGCGAGCCAGCTTATGATCCCTTATTCCATACCACCGATTTTTTTGTGGTATTTGAAACCAGCCAAATGACTAAGCGCTATCAACGTCATTTTGCCAGTTCGTATCAAGCGACAGCCTGA
- a CDS encoding lysophospholipid acyltransferase family protein has protein sequence MYQLLAHLTAHPQRLARVRRFGGWLPQQLIIALTWPLALGLYWGVPRLRRHLQRNLVYVLIDGAWLWRTGICMRYLQHLLLLLYEVMIGIDRLATEQVVLEGTEHIEAALAQGRGVILYTPHQGNFFYSYWRLAQHYNCLTVGTAGSPELRPLYEHFNRLGCAGFDYDATSPRELIRGLRQHLKANGVVFLLGDFWRPNFPEASFFGLQSRTPQGAATFALEDNVPIVPCYSVREGKRHRLICEEAIHLGRSFSRQQRREATDELNEWMASVISDNPSQWLYWFNCQERWEGHDLRLQEQSVGQVLHA, from the coding sequence ATGTATCAATTGCTGGCGCATTTGACTGCCCACCCCCAACGTTTGGCACGAGTACGGCGTTTTGGTGGTTGGTTGCCACAACAACTGATTATTGCCTTGACATGGCCATTAGCCTTGGGTTTGTATTGGGGCGTGCCGCGTTTGCGTCGCCATTTGCAGCGCAACTTGGTGTATGTGCTGATCGATGGCGCGTGGCTGTGGCGCACGGGAATTTGTATGCGCTATCTGCAACATCTGCTGTTATTGCTGTATGAAGTGATGATCGGGATTGATCGCTTGGCGACTGAGCAGGTGGTGCTTGAAGGCACTGAGCATATTGAAGCTGCTTTAGCCCAAGGGCGCGGCGTGATTCTCTATACGCCACATCAAGGCAATTTCTTCTATAGCTATTGGCGTTTGGCCCAACACTACAATTGTTTGACGGTTGGTACGGCGGGCAGCCCTGAATTGCGGCCACTCTACGAGCATTTCAATCGATTGGGCTGTGCTGGTTTTGATTATGATGCAACCTCGCCACGTGAGTTAATTCGGGGTTTGCGCCAGCATCTCAAAGCTAATGGAGTAGTCTTTTTGCTGGGCGATTTTTGGCGACCGAATTTTCCTGAGGCCAGCTTTTTTGGCTTGCAATCGCGGACACCCCAAGGTGCGGCAACTTTTGCATTAGAAGATAATGTGCCGATTGTGCCGTGTTACAGTGTGCGTGAAGGGAAACGCCATCGCCTCATTTGCGAAGAGGCCATCCATTTGGGGCGAAGTTTTAGCCGTCAACAACGCCGCGAGGCCACCGACGAACTCAATGAGTGGATGGCCTCAGTGATTAGCGATAATCCTAGTCAATGGCTGTATTGGTTCAATTGCCAAGAGCGTTGGGAAGGTCACGACTTGCGTTTGCAAGAGCAAAGCGTCGGCCAAGTGCTGCATGCCTAG